The proteins below come from a single Ptychodera flava strain L36383 chromosome 6, AS_Pfla_20210202, whole genome shotgun sequence genomic window:
- the LOC139135823 gene encoding complex I assembly factor TIMMDC1, mitochondrial-like, protein MTTLKLEEANDVKAASDSDQLGESGGGWNAVKRLFRSRELGLLSEEMGYVFRYSAGAFVLGFVYGGFPASHLSRGRYIEKSHATTYEHRVEAVRQSHNAGMRGFIRYGWRWGWRVAVLTGMFQGFNLVLATYRNKVDTLNYVTAAGVAGALYKIQLGPKGVFAGGVIGSLLGIPVGLSLVSLQYIAGENILEQFRREERERMAMRKEELNKGKEYMELALDLAEKEMAESKTLLEKSQKSANS, encoded by the exons atgactaCCCTAAAACTAGAAGAAGCAAATGATGTGAAAGCAGCCAGTGACAGTGACCAGCTTGGAGAAAGTGGAGGCGGTTGGAATGCTGTGAAAAGATTATTCAGAAGCCG GGAACTTGGACTGTTATCAGAAGAGATGGGATATGTGTTCAGGTACAGTGCTGGAGCATTTGTGCTTGGCTTTGTCTACGGAGGATTTCCAGCATCACATCTGTCAAGAGGGCGCTATATTGAGAAAAGCCATGCAACAACATATGAGCATAGAGTGGAAGCTGTT AGGCAGTCACACAATGCTGGAATGAGAGGATTCATTCGTTATGGATGGCGATGGGGATGGAGAGTAGCAGTCTTGACTGGAATGTTTCA GGGATTTAATCTGGTTCTGGCAACCTACAGAAATAAAGTAGATACTTTAAATTATGTCACAGCTGCAG GTGTTGCCGGTGCACTTTACAAAATTCAGTTGGGACCAAAGGGTGTTTTTGCAGGAGGAGTTATTGGATCGTTGCTAGG AATACCAGTTGGATTGTCACTAGTATCACTTCAATACATCGCTGGGGAGAATATTCTAGAACAGTTTCGCAGAGAAGAAAGAGAAAGAATGGCAATGAGGAAAGAGGAATT GAATAAAGGAAAAGAATATATGGAGCTAGCACTTGATCTGGCAGAAAAGGAAATGGCAGAATCAAAAACACTGTTGGAGAAATCACAGAAATCTGCGAACAGTTGA